A part of Pseudomonadota bacterium genomic DNA contains:
- a CDS encoding septum formation initiator family protein has protein sequence MLEDVIKKYGFIILIAALFIQMVFSEGGIFGYTMLKREIKAVSASIKRMEQENVLLMNEIDKLQKDDQYLEEVVRKKHGFVREGERLYRIEK, from the coding sequence ATGCTTGAAGATGTAATAAAGAAATATGGTTTTATAATCTTAATAGCCGCCTTATTTATTCAAATGGTTTTTTCTGAAGGCGGTATCTTTGGATACACAATGTTAAAAAGGGAGATAAAGGCAGTCAGCGCTTCCATTAAAAGGATGGAACAGGAAAATGTACTTTTGATGAACGAAATAGATAAGCTGCAAAAGGACGATCAATATCTGGAAGAGGTTGTGAGAAAAAAACACGGTTTTGTGAGGGAAGGAGAGAGGCTTTACAGGATTGAGAAATGA
- a CDS encoding radical SAM protein: MRYEGAIYRPPSEADSLILQVTIGCSHNKCTFCGSFKDKKFRLRTLEEVREDVEEAKAYARYIRKVFIADGDALIIPQKRLIPIIELIRDAFPKLERIGIYGNTKSILKKSVEELKALKELGVGIIYLGVESGDQVVLDRVCKGTTLEKTAEAARRVKEAGIILSVTVLLGLGGVERSTIHAEETGKFLSKIDPDYVGALSVIIVPGTPLAEEAKRGTFEVPNPYMLLEELAIMIKHTNVTHTFFASNHASNYLPVKAWLPEEKEKILKSIQYVLNRKDPSLLRPEFMRAL; this comes from the coding sequence ATGAGGTACGAAGGTGCTATATACAGACCTCCAAGCGAGGCGGACAGCTTAATATTGCAGGTTACCATAGGGTGTTCTCATAATAAGTGCACCTTTTGCGGTTCTTTTAAAGACAAGAAGTTCAGACTAAGGACGCTTGAAGAGGTCAGGGAAGACGTTGAAGAGGCGAAGGCCTATGCGAGGTATATAAGAAAGGTATTTATTGCAGACGGGGATGCCCTCATTATACCGCAGAAAAGGCTTATTCCCATAATTGAGCTTATACGGGATGCCTTTCCCAAGCTTGAGAGGATTGGCATATACGGAAATACAAAATCCATTTTAAAAAAGTCTGTGGAGGAGCTAAAGGCGTTAAAAGAGCTTGGTGTCGGGATTATCTATCTCGGTGTAGAATCCGGTGACCAGGTTGTGCTTGATAGGGTGTGCAAGGGGACTACGCTGGAGAAGACTGCAGAAGCCGCACGCAGGGTAAAAGAGGCAGGGATTATATTATCGGTAACCGTACTTCTCGGTCTGGGTGGGGTTGAGAGGAGCACAATCCACGCAGAAGAGACAGGAAAATTTTTGAGTAAGATAGACCCTGATTATGTAGGTGCCTTAAGCGTGATTATTGTTCCAGGTACCCCGCTCGCTGAGGAGGCGAAAAGGGGGACGTTTGAGGTCCCGAATCCTTATATGTTGCTTGAGGAACTCGCTATCATGATAAAGCACACCAATGTAACCCATACATTTTTTGCCTCAAATCATGCCTCAAACTATCTACCCGTTAAGGCATGGTTGCCGGAAGAAAAGGAAAAGATATTAAAATCGATACAATATGTATTGAATCGAAAAGACCCCTCTCTTTTGAGACCCGAGTTTATGAGGGCACTCTAA
- a CDS encoding thioesterase family protein — MKQLDREAGTNDTDFIEVPVRVRYADTDRMGIVYYGTYPIYFEIGRSEFMRKRGFTYREFEDMGYHLVVVGMEVQYYSSATYDDLLIVKTKISELKSRGLTFHYEIYKEGNLVVEGKTKHICINNSKKTAIIPSQLLKVLRDVSPK, encoded by the coding sequence ATGAAACAATTGGACAGAGAAGCCGGAACAAACGATACTGATTTTATAGAAGTACCTGTAAGGGTAAGATATGCAGACACTGACAGAATGGGCATTGTCTATTATGGAACGTACCCGATATATTTTGAGATTGGAAGAAGCGAGTTTATGAGGAAAAGGGGTTTTACTTACAGGGAATTTGAAGATATGGGTTATCACCTTGTTGTTGTGGGTATGGAAGTACAATATTACAGTTCTGCTACCTATGATGACCTTCTAATAGTTAAGACAAAAATATCGGAATTAAAATCGAGAGGACTCACGTTCCATTATGAGATATATAAAGAAGGAAACCTGGTTGTGGAAGGGAAGACAAAGCATATCTGCATAAATAACAGCAAAAAAACTGCAATAATCCCCTCGCAGCTTTTAAAAGTCTTGAGAGATGTCAGCCCCAAATAA
- a CDS encoding glycosyltransferase family 9 protein: protein MSLPAVKAIKDAFAQTRISWLVEGSVGELLSYQSFIDDVIQFPRASIERAIRKGNLLRATGEFKGFLKKLRGTRYDLVVDFHGIIKSAMLSMFVRGERRVGFGKAFAKEKSHLFYQEKVEAYDKRIHKVERNMLLPKYLGIDGVIPEVTLKIPADVNEYIDNFFSRIGIGTPIFVINPFSSKGSRFKRWDMDRYAGLIKRIKDESRAHVLILWGPGEEGEAEHLRQMAGDGVFLSCPTNIPQLFALLKMVDMYIGGDTGVMHLAAFAHKPVVAIFGPTDVYVNAPYGSPHIIVRRELPCSPCKKKNCHGRKCLEDITVEEVFEAVQRMYKRAGHGGQGIGYSKNGLCQRN, encoded by the coding sequence ATGAGTCTTCCTGCAGTGAAGGCTATTAAGGATGCCTTCGCCCAAACCCGTATCTCATGGCTTGTGGAGGGCTCTGTCGGTGAGCTTTTGTCTTATCAGAGCTTTATAGATGATGTGATACAATTTCCAAGGGCGAGCATTGAAAGGGCAATAAGGAAAGGCAATCTTCTCCGTGCCACAGGGGAGTTCAAAGGTTTTTTGAAGAAGCTGAGGGGAACGAGGTATGATCTTGTTGTAGATTTTCATGGAATAATAAAGAGCGCTATGCTATCGATGTTTGTCCGTGGAGAGAGGAGGGTCGGTTTTGGGAAGGCATTTGCTAAGGAAAAAAGCCACCTTTTTTACCAGGAGAAAGTCGAGGCATATGATAAGAGGATTCATAAGGTTGAAAGGAATATGCTCCTCCCGAAGTACCTTGGTATAGATGGTGTTATCCCGGAAGTTACACTTAAAATCCCAGCAGATGTGAACGAATATATAGATAACTTTTTTTCAAGAATAGGTATAGGTACCCCTATCTTTGTAATCAATCCTTTTTCCAGCAAGGGAAGCAGATTCAAAAGATGGGACATGGATAGGTATGCGGGGCTGATTAAGAGAATAAAAGATGAAAGTCGCGCCCATGTTCTTATCCTGTGGGGGCCAGGGGAAGAAGGGGAAGCAGAGCACTTAAGGCAAATGGCAGGCGACGGTGTCTTTTTATCCTGCCCTACAAATATCCCGCAGCTTTTCGCTCTATTGAAGATGGTTGATATGTATATTGGCGGTGATACAGGGGTTATGCACCTTGCAGCATTTGCACATAAGCCTGTTGTGGCAATTTTTGGTCCCACAGATGTTTACGTGAATGCCCCGTACGGTTCACCCCATATAATAGTAAGAAGGGAATTGCCATGCAGCCCTTGCAAGAAAAAGAACTGTCATGGCAGGAAGTGTCTTGAAGATATTACTGTGGAAGAGGTTTTTGAAGCGGTGCAGCGAATGTATAAAAGAGCAGGGCATGGGGGTCAGGGTATAGGGTATAGTAAAAATGGTTTATGTCAGAGGAATTAA
- a CDS encoding radical SAM protein yields MRILFIYPNINAQIGFNYGIAYISGFLKTHNIETYLLNVNEKLNYPLNLDRIKKDILDIRPDLIGFSVLTNQYKYAIEIAKSIKSYLDVPIIFGGIHPTMDPQGTMSEGSVDYLCIGEGEEALLELIQKGNPKGIKNIGHRDGGNIIVEPLRPYIDITKLPFKDYDMFNFQQMIDAKDGWVGLMASRGCPFRCTYCLNHKIMGLYKAQGHLPKHYLRRHSVDEMIKEVEYLLSHYKGIRMFIFDDDIFTFDKAWLSEFSEKYKAVTDTGFVCNAHARIFDEDMARHLKEAGCRIVKFGLESGSEKIRRNVLNRYMSNKDIERAFDVAHKFGLHTSAFVMIGLPHEKKKDIMETIELLARIQPGRFRWSLFFPFIGTKAYEIAEHAGLIDFEKMGMLDNFTDETCMMLGSDVDLFVDKLKTLFCLFVNGCADIDGEQKYRELMKRIELAGGDLWRKEKDLFLKQVNMLDKEMENKGRLYYTVKYNPFMGVRSDWKDNSLSS; encoded by the coding sequence ATGCGTATACTTTTTATCTATCCAAACATTAATGCCCAGATAGGTTTTAATTACGGTATAGCGTATATATCCGGTTTTTTAAAGACCCACAATATTGAGACGTATTTATTGAACGTCAACGAAAAATTAAATTATCCTCTGAACCTTGACAGGATCAAGAAGGATATACTTGACATAAGACCGGATTTGATAGGTTTTTCTGTGCTTACAAACCAGTATAAGTATGCCATCGAGATTGCAAAGAGCATTAAAAGCTACCTTGATGTTCCCATAATCTTTGGGGGTATTCACCCGACTATGGATCCTCAGGGGACAATGTCTGAAGGGTCTGTAGACTACCTGTGTATCGGGGAGGGAGAAGAGGCACTGCTTGAACTAATACAAAAGGGTAATCCAAAAGGCATAAAGAACATAGGGCATAGGGATGGGGGTAATATAATAGTTGAGCCCTTGAGGCCATACATTGATATAACGAAACTGCCTTTTAAGGATTATGATATGTTTAACTTTCAGCAGATGATAGATGCGAAGGATGGATGGGTAGGGTTGATGGCTTCCCGTGGTTGCCCTTTCAGGTGCACCTATTGCCTCAACCATAAAATTATGGGGCTGTATAAAGCACAGGGGCATTTGCCAAAGCATTACCTGCGAAGGCATAGTGTGGATGAGATGATAAAGGAGGTAGAGTATCTCCTTTCACACTACAAAGGTATCAGGATGTTCATATTTGATGATGATATTTTTACCTTTGACAAGGCATGGCTAAGCGAGTTTTCTGAAAAGTACAAAGCGGTCACAGATACAGGTTTTGTTTGTAATGCCCATGCGCGGATATTCGATGAAGACATGGCAAGGCATCTCAAAGAGGCAGGATGCAGGATAGTAAAGTTCGGCCTTGAAAGCGGTAGCGAAAAGATAAGAAGGAATGTATTGAATAGATACATGTCGAATAAAGATATAGAACGGGCCTTTGACGTGGCCCATAAATTTGGACTTCACACATCAGCCTTTGTTATGATAGGATTGCCCCATGAAAAAAAGAAAGATATCATGGAGACAATAGAGCTCCTCGCGAGGATACAACCTGGAAGGTTCCGCTGGTCATTGTTCTTTCCTTTTATAGGCACAAAGGCATACGAGATAGCGGAGCATGCAGGGTTAATAGATTTTGAGAAGATGGGCATGCTTGATAACTTTACAGACGAAACCTGTATGATGCTTGGCAGTGATGTAGATCTTTTTGTTGATAAGCTGAAAACCTTATTCTGTCTGTTTGTGAATGGTTGTGCAGATATAGATGGGGAGCAAAAATACAGGGAGCTTATGAAAAGGATTGAGCTTGCAGGAGGGGATCTCTGGCGCAAAGAGAAAGACCTATTTTTAAAGCAGGTGAACATGCTGGATAAAGAGATGGAAAATAAAGGTAGACTTTACTACACAGTGAAGTATAATCCATTTATGGGCGTGAGGAGTGACTGGAAGGACAATAGTTTATCTTCCTAA
- the waaF gene encoding lipopolysaccharide heptosyltransferase II, whose amino-acid sequence MATPFLRSLRASLDGELWGIGKNNAIHIYNGLGLFDRFIVLDNKKGFISFLDTVSILKGLNFKRGIVLPHSFRSALLFYAARIKERIGYGRNKRGFMLTHHVDEGTTPEPTVEHYLKIIDTLGGKRFLDAPLLFVTEDEEQKFDKKFTDIYRPYIAFIVGAQYGPSKCWPDYYFSQLADMIVKDHGVKVYILPGRGEEGLANKIYEGVINKAHIEVKSMDIRDLKVCLSRASIVVSNDTGPRHISAALSVPTIVLLGPMDQRYTHYPSPYVYQILKDVPCRPCNKKKCDRTHECLKNITPKDVLEKVEEILEGKR is encoded by the coding sequence ATGGCTACACCCTTTCTCCGTTCTTTGAGGGCATCCCTTGATGGAGAACTCTGGGGTATAGGAAAAAACAATGCCATACACATATATAACGGCCTGGGGCTTTTTGATAGATTTATAGTCCTTGACAATAAAAAGGGGTTTATTTCATTTTTAGATACGGTTAGCATTCTTAAGGGTCTTAATTTTAAAAGGGGCATTGTATTGCCGCATTCTTTCCGTTCTGCCCTTTTGTTCTATGCTGCTCGCATAAAGGAGAGGATTGGCTATGGAAGGAACAAAAGAGGATTTATGCTTACACACCATGTTGATGAAGGAACCACGCCGGAGCCTACAGTAGAGCATTACCTTAAGATTATAGATACGCTTGGTGGCAAAAGGTTTCTGGATGCACCACTGCTTTTTGTAACAGAAGATGAGGAGCAGAAGTTTGATAAGAAGTTTACGGATATTTATAGACCATATATAGCATTTATCGTGGGGGCTCAATATGGGCCGTCTAAATGCTGGCCTGATTATTATTTTTCTCAGCTTGCAGATATGATTGTAAAAGATCACGGTGTGAAGGTATATATACTACCTGGTAGAGGCGAAGAAGGGCTTGCAAATAAAATTTACGAAGGGGTTATCAATAAGGCACACATAGAAGTAAAATCCATGGATATAAGAGACTTAAAGGTATGTCTTTCGAGGGCGTCTATTGTGGTGAGTAATGATACGGGGCCACGGCATATATCAGCGGCCCTTTCTGTTCCCACAATAGTGCTTTTGGGCCCAATGGACCAAAGGTATACACATTATCCAAGTCCTTATGTGTACCAGATATTGAAGGATGTTCCCTGCAGGCCCTGTAATAAGAAGAAGTGTGACAGGACACATGAATGTTTAAAAAACATAACACCAAAAGATGTATTGGAGAAGGTGGAGGAGATACTTGAAGGTAAAAGATAA
- a CDS encoding bifunctional ADP-heptose synthase encodes MKVKDKKQGSRIQGVKGSRRNYSGPRILGSLTPTKNTIALIDRFKGRKICVVGDIIADVYIFGKPYRLSREAPVVVVKYEEERIYPGSAGNTIHNLLALGAHVFPLGFIGSDDAGNKLIRYFSRYKTVDMDGFIRHDGETVTKTRILAGDTHTSKQQVIRIDRNIDKHFSKHERSLLKKRLKEISPHMDGFIISDYGHGAVDSEISAYVRNLAKNKVVVGDSRYNLKELKGFTIITPNESEAYNLSSLNERYDIEEVGRRILKLMDVAALLITRGNKGMSLFLKGGEVYHIPISGKDDVTDVTGAGDTVCAAVALSLASGGDFYTASLIANYAAGVVVMKRGTATVTAEELKTVMSVK; translated from the coding sequence TTGAAGGTAAAAGATAAGAAACAGGGGTCGAGGATCCAAGGGGTCAAGGGGTCAAGAAGAAACTACTCGGGCCCTCGAATCCTCGGATCCTTAACCCCTACAAAAAACACAATTGCATTAATTGACAGGTTCAAGGGGAGAAAGATATGTGTAGTTGGAGATATCATTGCTGATGTGTACATCTTTGGGAAACCATACAGGCTTTCAAGAGAGGCCCCGGTTGTTGTTGTAAAATACGAGGAAGAGAGGATATACCCGGGCAGTGCAGGTAATACGATACACAATCTTTTAGCCCTGGGTGCACATGTTTTTCCTCTGGGTTTTATAGGTAGTGATGATGCAGGGAATAAACTCATAAGATACTTTTCCCGTTATAAAACAGTAGACATGGATGGGTTTATACGGCATGATGGCGAAACAGTTACAAAAACAAGAATACTTGCAGGAGATACACACACATCTAAACAACAGGTTATTAGAATTGACAGGAACATCGATAAACATTTTTCTAAACATGAAAGAAGCCTCCTTAAAAAGAGATTGAAGGAAATTAGTCCCCATATGGATGGGTTCATTATTTCGGACTATGGACACGGGGCAGTCGACAGCGAGATTAGTGCCTATGTGAGAAATCTGGCAAAGAACAAGGTAGTTGTTGGTGATTCGAGGTATAATCTTAAAGAGCTTAAGGGATTTACAATAATTACCCCAAACGAGTCTGAGGCATATAACCTGTCTTCTCTTAATGAAAGGTACGATATAGAAGAAGTGGGCAGGAGAATACTCAAGTTGATGGATGTTGCCGCCCTTCTTATTACGAGGGGGAATAAAGGCATGAGCCTCTTTTTAAAGGGTGGAGAGGTCTATCATATACCTATTTCTGGTAAGGATGATGTCACGGATGTAACAGGTGCAGGCGATACTGTCTGTGCAGCTGTTGCACTTTCGCTTGCAAGTGGTGGAGATTTCTATACAGCATCGCTTATTGCAAACTATGCTGCTGGGGTAGTGGTTATGAAAAGGGGAACGGCAACGGTTACGGCGGAAGAGCTTAAGACAGTGATGAGTGTTAAGTGA
- a CDS encoding adenylyltransferase/cytidyltransferase family protein: MGKIISSLTELKNIIEAEKKKGKRIVFGNGCFDLLHVGHTRYLKGAKALGDILILAINDDASVTGLGKRRKAVTPAAERAEIISAIEYVDYVIIFREPTVERLLLTLKPDIHAKGTDYTEDNVPERNIVISYGGEVAIVGDPKEHSTRDIIKTIKQLEDK, translated from the coding sequence ATGGGAAAGATTATAAGCAGTCTCACTGAATTAAAAAACATTATCGAAGCTGAGAAGAAAAAGGGGAAGAGGATAGTTTTTGGAAATGGCTGTTTTGACCTTCTTCATGTGGGGCATACAAGGTATCTGAAGGGGGCAAAGGCACTCGGTGATATACTAATTTTGGCAATCAATGATGATGCATCAGTAACTGGACTCGGGAAGAGGAGAAAGGCCGTAACGCCAGCCGCAGAAAGGGCTGAGATTATATCCGCAATAGAATATGTGGATTATGTGATAATCTTCAGAGAGCCAACTGTGGAAAGACTCCTCCTGACATTAAAACCCGATATACATGCGAAGGGGACAGACTATACCGAAGATAATGTTCCCGAAAGAAATATAGTGATTTCTTATGGAGGGGAGGTTGCCATCGTTGGAGACCCGAAAGAACATTCAACGAGGGATATTATAAAAACTATAAAACAATTGGAGGACAAGTGA
- a CDS encoding glycosyltransferase family 2 protein, producing the protein MKLPLSIYMITLNNSPTIERALKSVTGWADEVIVVDSYSTDGSPEIMRRYTEKVYQYETDSQRDKYQYAQGLCKNPWVLFIDADEILTPGLKEEIEHLLSVETPYDAFIVSRRNVYLGREIRYGGWYPDEEIRLYKKEKGRWEGGIHARVYVEGKVGRLKNHYMHTPYMDIAHQIRTIDRYSEAFAGDLYSTHQHFHLFNMLTRPIYRFFRDYIFKMGFLDGIPGFIIVVSTMFYVFMKHAKLWEMEKRSGKTVRSKE; encoded by the coding sequence GTGAAACTACCTTTATCCATATACATGATAACCCTTAACAACAGCCCCACCATTGAAAGGGCATTGAAGAGTGTAACGGGCTGGGCCGATGAGGTAATTGTTGTTGATTCATACAGTACAGATGGTTCCCCGGAAATAATGCGGAGATATACCGAGAAGGTCTACCAGTATGAAACAGATAGCCAGAGGGATAAATACCAGTATGCACAGGGCTTATGTAAAAACCCATGGGTACTCTTTATTGATGCGGACGAGATCCTTACACCGGGGCTAAAAGAAGAGATAGAACATCTCCTTTCAGTGGAAACCCCCTACGATGCTTTTATTGTGAGCAGGAGAAACGTATATCTTGGAAGGGAAATAAGGTACGGCGGCTGGTATCCTGATGAAGAGATAAGGCTATATAAAAAGGAAAAAGGGAGATGGGAAGGGGGAATACATGCAAGGGTGTATGTTGAGGGCAAGGTGGGGAGGCTGAAAAACCATTACATGCATACCCCTTACATGGATATTGCTCATCAGATAAGGACAATTGACAGGTATTCCGAGGCTTTCGCAGGGGACCTTTACTCAACCCATCAGCATTTTCATCTTTTCAACATGCTCACAAGACCCATATACCGCTTTTTCAGGGATTATATTTTTAAAATGGGTTTCCTCGATGGTATACCGGGGTTTATCATCGTTGTATCTACAATGTTCTACGTTTTTATGAAACATGCAAAATTATGGGAGATGGAGAAAAGGAGTGGAAAAACAGTAAGGAGTAAGGAGTAA